One window of Vicinamibacteria bacterium genomic DNA carries:
- a CDS encoding HIT family protein: protein MSGEPTVFDKIIRGEIPSHKIYEDELVYAFLDIAPLSRGHTLVVPKESKAFFHELSDDTAAALGRALPRICRALLKATGATAYNILQNNGSAAHQAVFHVHLHIIPRYEKEGLGIGWYPGSLEEAAAKELVRSITRAFEEKGSG, encoded by the coding sequence ATGAGTGGCGAGCCGACGGTATTCGATAAGATTATTCGAGGCGAGATCCCGAGCCACAAAATCTACGAGGACGAGCTCGTTTACGCTTTTCTCGACATCGCACCTCTGTCCCGCGGACACACGCTCGTCGTGCCGAAGGAGTCGAAAGCCTTTTTTCACGAATTGAGCGACGACACGGCCGCGGCCCTGGGCCGCGCGCTTCCCCGGATTTGTCGCGCGCTCCTGAAGGCCACGGGCGCGACTGCCTACAACATCCTGCAGAACAACGGAAGTGCCGCTCATCAGGCGGTCTTCCACGTCCACCTTCACATCATTCCCCGCTACGAGAAGGAAGGCCTGGGGATCGGGTGGTATCCCGGCAGCCTCGAGGAGGCTGCCGCCAAGGAGCTGGTCCGCTCCATCACTCGGGCTTTCGAGGAGAAGGGTTCAGGCTGA